Proteins from a single region of Mucilaginibacter daejeonensis:
- a CDS encoding carboxypeptidase-like regulatory domain-containing protein: protein MRIFSTRSLYRINLASLAPSLSSLHIFSIKRWVLVMLCMLGFPVWLFAQGTISGKVINANSKAPVGKVSVFLSNATYGTATDEDGNFTLRNIKSGQYQLVMTSVGYEDFIRTVLINGQSMTVNAELKPAVLQLSDVVVTTPADWKRNYEMFLTEFFGTSAYAKQCQILNPHDLTLIYRKSTRTLQAYSYDFVNIENKALGYKIKFLLKDFKSDRLNNIMSWEGKILYEELPGSPAQKKKWEQRRQEIYFGSSLHFYRSLVNGNFDKDGFEMRILARRPNPQRPDEAIINKKLDKFAAGPRDSSRYWYDMYNLSKYDSKLYPDHIKPEQVVQRTPEEGLFALSFPESLYVIYTKKRETQEFKDIYRPLDMPNYEVSVITLFKPFYILFDKNGAVVSLHSDMFEGTWSKNKVAELLPVDYTPSAEPVTATLK, encoded by the coding sequence ATGCGTATATTTAGTACCAGATCGCTATATCGTATCAACTTGGCTTCATTAGCACCATCATTGTCATCACTGCACATCTTTTCAATAAAGCGTTGGGTGCTGGTTATGCTATGTATGCTGGGCTTCCCGGTGTGGTTATTCGCTCAAGGTACCATTAGCGGCAAGGTCATCAATGCAAATAGCAAGGCTCCTGTAGGCAAAGTAAGCGTATTCCTGAGTAACGCTACCTATGGCACCGCTACTGATGAGGACGGTAACTTCACGCTTCGTAACATAAAGTCAGGGCAGTATCAACTGGTCATGACATCGGTTGGCTATGAGGACTTTATACGAACGGTGCTCATTAACGGGCAATCGATGACCGTTAATGCCGAACTTAAGCCGGCCGTGCTGCAACTGAGCGATGTGGTGGTGACAACGCCAGCCGACTGGAAACGCAACTATGAGATGTTCCTGACCGAGTTCTTCGGCACATCGGCTTACGCCAAGCAATGCCAGATACTTAATCCACACGATCTGACGCTCATTTACCGAAAGTCGACGCGAACGCTACAGGCTTACTCTTATGATTTTGTGAATATCGAGAACAAGGCTTTAGGGTACAAGATCAAGTTCCTGCTTAAGGATTTTAAGAGCGATAGGCTGAACAATATTATGTCGTGGGAGGGCAAGATCCTGTATGAAGAGTTACCCGGTTCTCCTGCTCAAAAAAAGAAGTGGGAGCAAAGGAGGCAGGAAATCTATTTTGGATCAAGCCTGCACTTTTACCGCTCATTGGTGAATGGCAACTTTGATAAGGACGGTTTTGAGATGCGCATACTGGCGCGTCGCCCTAATCCGCAACGCCCCGACGAAGCGATCATTAACAAGAAGCTCGATAAATTCGCTGCAGGCCCACGTGATTCATCCAGGTATTGGTATGATATGTATAACCTGTCAAAGTATGACAGCAAATTATACCCTGATCACATCAAGCCCGAACAGGTCGTGCAACGCACGCCCGAAGAGGGATTGTTCGCCTTGTCATTTCCTGAAAGTCTTTATGTGATCTACACTAAAAAGCGTGAGACGCAGGAATTCAAGGATATTTACCGTCCGCTGGATATGCCTAACTATGAGGTCAGCGTGATCACGTTATTTAAGCCATTTTATATTCTTTTTGACAAGAATGGTGCAGTAGTATCGTTACATAGTGACATGTTCGAGGGCACTTGGAGCAAGAACAAGGTAGCCGAGTTACTGCCTGTAGACTATACGCCATCAGCCGAACCTGTTACAGCAACTTTGAAGTAA
- a CDS encoding heme exporter protein CcmB: MEVLRQAGHLLRKEILLEWRSKYAFNGVLLYIVSTIFVCYIAFHLTPGFEKSQGYPLVWNVLFWIIILFASVNAIAKSFLQESRSRMLYYYTIAAPHAVIISKMIYNALLMGLLSVLALIVYSIFFYNAVGDGVWYFLTILMGSVTFSTVFTMVSAIAAKAGNNGTLMAILSFPVIIPVIMLLIKISKSAMDGVERSLTFGNFGVLAAINVIVIAVSLILFPFLWRD; this comes from the coding sequence ATGGAAGTTTTACGCCAGGCGGGGCACCTGCTCCGGAAGGAAATATTGCTTGAATGGCGCTCAAAGTACGCTTTCAATGGTGTATTGCTGTACATCGTATCTACCATCTTTGTTTGTTATATAGCCTTTCACTTAACACCAGGTTTTGAAAAAAGTCAAGGTTACCCATTGGTTTGGAATGTATTATTCTGGATCATCATTCTGTTCGCCTCGGTGAACGCTATAGCCAAAAGCTTTTTGCAGGAGAGTCGAAGCCGTATGCTGTACTATTACACCATAGCGGCACCACATGCGGTCATCATTTCCAAAATGATCTATAATGCTTTGCTCATGGGGCTGTTGAGTGTGCTGGCACTGATCGTTTATAGTATCTTCTTTTATAACGCTGTGGGCGATGGTGTTTGGTATTTTCTTACCATTTTAATGGGCAGCGTCACGTTCTCCACAGTGTTCACCATGGTATCGGCCATTGCGGCCAAGGCAGGTAACAACGGAACGCTTATGGCTATCCTGAGTTTTCCGGTGATCATACCGGTGATCATGCTGCTGATCAAGATCAGTAAAAGCGCAATGGATGGGGTAGAACGTAGCCTCACCTTCGGCAATTTTGGAGTACTGGCCGCCATCAATGTGATCGTGATCGCTGTCTCGCTTATTTTGTTTCCGTTTTTGTGGCGCGATTGA
- a CDS encoding hybrid sensor histidine kinase/response regulator, with product MSNVNILVVDDREENIIALEALLKRDDINILSTTSPNEALRIAWENPISIALVDVQMPEIDGFELVEMLKANPRTKDILVIFVTAISKESKYAVKGFGTGAVDYLYKPLDPFITSAKVDSFIQLAQHQRDIKTKNEELNNYAIMVKNSADIITTVDAHTFRIRSINPAVYKILGYQPAEATQKSIVDLAAVASQPKFRKRLSEIVNNNLSYAVAEYQFETFDKRFIWAECRITYSNKVLFINISDISPQKSFQQELIRSKEAAEHSKKVKETFLANMSHELRTPVNGIIGLTEMLRKSGLDEQQKGVVDLLDVSSQSLLGVINDVLDISKIEAGKFSIIRKPNDIRKIVKAVFDLLKYKADEKNIELQLEIDQELPEILLFDSLRLNQILMNLLSNAIKFTDRGYVKLQLGVTQRLNDNVKVKFSVSDTGIGIPSDRLSKIFDSFEQAEEDTLSKYGGTGLGLTIVKKLAELKGGELTVSSQVGSGSVFNFVNWYSIAERPAPEKSREDVKRELEPFNDVSILVAEDNLVNQFMLTKMLKDWNVKVEIVDNGQKVIDKLLHNDYDMILMDTHMPEMNGYQAAKNIRVNFAEPKRSIPIISLSAATFEHEQQQALSAGMNDILSKPFQPYQLHEKMKRLLDEAVKQY from the coding sequence ATGAGTAATGTTAACATTTTAGTGGTTGATGATCGGGAGGAGAACATCATCGCGCTTGAAGCCCTTTTAAAGCGTGATGACATCAATATCCTCTCTACCACATCGCCTAATGAGGCATTACGCATAGCTTGGGAAAATCCCATCAGCATTGCGCTGGTGGATGTACAGATGCCAGAGATAGACGGTTTCGAGTTGGTAGAGATGTTAAAAGCCAACCCACGTACCAAAGACATCCTGGTCATTTTTGTAACGGCTATTTCCAAAGAATCAAAATACGCGGTGAAAGGTTTCGGTACCGGCGCTGTCGATTACCTGTACAAACCCTTGGACCCGTTCATCACATCGGCTAAGGTCGATTCATTTATTCAACTGGCCCAGCATCAACGCGATATCAAGACCAAGAACGAGGAGCTTAACAACTACGCGATCATGGTCAAAAACTCGGCAGACATCATTACCACGGTGGATGCACATACGTTCCGTATACGTTCCATCAATCCTGCGGTATATAAGATATTAGGTTATCAACCTGCCGAGGCTACTCAGAAAAGCATAGTGGACCTCGCTGCGGTTGCGAGCCAACCAAAGTTCAGAAAACGACTGTCAGAGATCGTGAACAATAACCTGAGCTATGCTGTGGCCGAGTACCAATTCGAGACCTTTGATAAACGTTTCATCTGGGCCGAATGTAGGATCACCTACAGCAATAAGGTTTTGTTCATCAACATCAGCGATATATCTCCTCAAAAAAGCTTTCAACAGGAACTGATCCGTTCTAAAGAGGCAGCGGAGCATTCTAAAAAAGTAAAAGAGACCTTCCTGGCCAACATGAGCCACGAGTTGCGTACTCCGGTCAACGGCATTATCGGTTTGACCGAAATGCTGCGTAAAAGCGGGCTGGACGAGCAGCAAAAAGGCGTGGTCGACCTGCTCGATGTTTCGTCGCAATCATTACTGGGTGTGATCAATGATGTGTTGGATATCTCTAAGATAGAGGCAGGTAAGTTCAGCATCATCCGTAAACCGAACGATATCCGCAAGATCGTGAAGGCCGTATTTGATCTGTTAAAATATAAAGCCGACGAGAAGAATATCGAACTTCAGTTAGAGATCGATCAGGAATTGCCTGAGATCTTATTGTTCGACTCATTGCGCCTCAACCAGATCCTGATGAACTTACTCAGCAATGCGATCAAGTTCACAGATCGTGGCTACGTGAAGCTGCAATTAGGCGTCACTCAGCGTTTGAATGATAACGTTAAAGTGAAATTCAGTGTTAGCGATACCGGTATCGGTATCCCTTCAGACCGGTTGAGCAAGATATTTGACTCTTTTGAGCAAGCCGAAGAAGATACCCTTTCCAAATATGGCGGCACGGGCCTTGGGCTTACCATCGTTAAAAAGCTGGCCGAATTAAAAGGCGGCGAGTTGACCGTAAGCAGCCAGGTAGGCAGCGGTAGTGTGTTCAACTTTGTGAATTGGTACAGCATTGCCGAGCGACCTGCACCGGAGAAAAGCCGGGAGGATGTTAAACGCGAGCTTGAGCCATTCAACGACGTGAGTATACTGGTAGCTGAAGATAATCTGGTGAATCAGTTCATGCTTACTAAAATGTTGAAGGACTGGAATGTAAAGGTCGAGATCGTGGATAATGGCCAAAAAGTGATCGATAAGCTGCTGCATAACGATTACGATATGATCCTGATGGACACTCACATGCCAGAGATGAATGGCTACCAGGCGGCCAAGAACATACGCGTGAACTTCGCAGAACCCAAACGCAGCATCCCGATCATCTCACTATCGGCCGCTACCTTTGAGCATGAGCAGCAGCAAGCGCTTAGTGCGGGTATGAACGATATATTGTCGAAACCTTTCCAACCTTACCAGCTACACGAAAAAATGAAACGACTGCTTGACGAAGCGGTTAAGCAGTATTGA
- a CDS encoding chemotaxis protein CheB, giving the protein MALKPDTISRWRNSEVLLLGGSAGSFKILFRLIKVLPADLNKIVVIIIHRKKNFFSEIEKLFAENSRMYLREVSDKDAITRGTIYIAPANYHTLVESEEQFSLDVSEAVWYSKPSIDVTFESAAEVFKGRCTAILLSGANQDGARGLLKLREQGSLTIAQDPADAEMREMPGAAVEINAADEILTVNDIFELLQA; this is encoded by the coding sequence TTGGCTCTTAAACCCGATACCATATCGCGCTGGCGCAACTCTGAAGTATTGCTGCTGGGTGGTTCGGCTGGATCTTTCAAGATACTGTTCCGGCTTATTAAGGTATTGCCTGCCGACCTGAACAAAATAGTGGTGATCATCATTCACCGAAAGAAAAATTTTTTTTCAGAAATAGAAAAACTGTTCGCCGAGAATAGCCGTATGTACCTCCGCGAAGTGAGCGATAAAGATGCGATCACACGTGGCACTATCTACATCGCACCGGCCAACTATCATACTTTGGTCGAAAGTGAAGAACAATTTAGTCTGGATGTCTCCGAAGCCGTTTGGTATTCAAAACCATCTATAGACGTTACCTTCGAAAGCGCGGCAGAGGTGTTCAAGGGGCGGTGCACAGCAATTCTTTTATCGGGTGCAAATCAAGACGGCGCACGTGGACTATTGAAGTTAAGGGAACAGGGTTCGCTCACTATAGCGCAAGATCCGGCTGACGCCGAAATGCGGGAAATGCCGGGCGCTGCGGTTGAGATCAATGCGGCCGACGAGATACTCACGGTAAATGATATATTTGAGCTTTTGCAAGCTTAG
- a CDS encoding CheR family methyltransferase, translating into MINDIDSKGPSSIEMNDLIDLVKKIHGFDFSGYSKASLRRRITRIMQLKRLGYYDLKHMLINDTAFFQNFLEEVTVNVTEMFRDPLFYKAINDQVLPYLSTFQHIKIWSAGCSSGEEVYSLAILLHEAGLRNKSFIYGTDINTEVLKEAKKGIYSLRKIKAYAENYQYSGLPGTITDHFTILYDAATIHTELKQNTLFSVHNLISDNVFNEFQMISCRNVFIYFESPLQEKILDLFYRSLCPLGFLCLGSKEAIRSDAFKKRFKTISSKENIYQKIGS; encoded by the coding sequence ATGATCAATGATATAGACAGTAAAGGGCCATCATCCATAGAGATGAATGATCTGATCGACCTGGTGAAGAAGATACACGGGTTCGATTTTTCGGGATACTCAAAAGCGTCGTTGCGAAGGCGTATCACACGCATCATGCAGCTGAAACGCCTGGGCTATTATGACCTGAAGCACATGCTGATTAATGATACGGCCTTCTTCCAGAACTTTTTGGAAGAGGTGACCGTCAACGTGACCGAAATGTTCCGTGATCCGTTGTTCTACAAGGCGATCAATGATCAAGTGTTACCCTATCTGTCCACCTTCCAGCACATCAAGATCTGGAGTGCGGGTTGCTCATCAGGCGAGGAAGTATACTCGCTGGCTATATTGTTGCATGAGGCTGGCCTGCGCAACAAGTCGTTCATCTACGGCACTGATATCAATACCGAAGTATTGAAGGAGGCCAAGAAGGGTATATATAGTTTACGAAAGATCAAGGCCTACGCCGAGAATTATCAGTATTCAGGTTTGCCGGGCACTATTACCGATCACTTCACCATATTGTATGATGCCGCTACCATTCATACCGAACTGAAGCAAAATACATTGTTCTCGGTGCATAACCTGATCTCAGATAATGTGTTCAACGAGTTCCAAATGATCAGTTGTCGTAACGTGTTCATTTATTTCGAGTCACCGTTACAGGAGAAGATACTCGACCTGTTCTATCGCAGTTTGTGTCCGTTAGGTTTTTTGTGTTTGGGCAGTAAGGAAGCTATAAGATCTGATGCGTTTAAAAAACGTTTCAAGACCATCAGTTCCAAAGAAAACATCTATCAAAAAATTGGCTCTTAA
- a CDS encoding response regulator produces the protein MLNFNFRTQVLIGFAISVLLVFVVGIFSYRSIDQLQNNQMEVEHSQEIISTSHNILQALVDAETGMRGYVATNKDKFLDPYYAALPRITQNLNSLQMLTKDDADQQQNVIRLGALNANVLALMRNNVDKRDELGLEYMVSHDMLLNGKAMMDEIRAIVTKINDIENTSVQLGKERTRYAADRTVWTIGIGSAIFLIIIIVLFFYIQKTFDQQRKAEAEIKETNAELEVVLAENESRNWLLTGITLLSEKMQGQLDEKELSEKVLSEVCKYADAVSGTLYLYNENEDVLDLFAYYAFHDLGLVKKKIKLSEGWMGQVAQDQKATTVKGSFNDKLQLQTSIISQDLAEIMIVPFFFDKKLKGVMEVAFQGALTDAGRDYILSAADDIGIAINTAQARTIMHDLFEETQQQAEELEAQQEEMRVTNEELLNKTEMLQASEEELRVQQEELRTINAELEEKASLLEEKNQAIEEARTAINVKVNELETTGRYKSEFLANMSHELRTPLNSILVLARILKDNKTDNLSEDQIKYASVIFNAGNDLLTLINDILDLSKIESGKMDMQNDDVDVNSILTDLELLFTEVARNKHIKFDHTASGVPKHIYTDKQRVEQVLKNLLSNAFKFTPENGHISIIAKPGKKPDTISFTIKDSGIGIAPEKQRVIFEAFQQADGSTSRKYGGTGLGLSISRELAILLGGEISLTSQLGSGSEFTLTIPLKATQAPVREDEEPSLPTVESFQPAKEMLPQVTVNRPGRERPLVVIVEDDKNFADILNDYAREHGYDAVLTHEGTNAASLVKEQLPDAVILDIMLPGKDGWEILRELKADPDTQNIPVHLMSAGEAAANKVRKEGAISFMKKPINTETLDKLFHDMASQSGVPFRQILLVEDHEAQSQALKDLMQKQGITVDQAFTGEQAFDMLNQNEYQCVILDLNLPDVSGLDLLDRIKAIDRFTELPVIINTAMELDRSSVSRLMQYANAMVMKTNKSADRLIDEVNLFLHKVSSAPTAPAAKAAAPTKGKDILKGKKVLVVDDDMRNIFALSSALQQHDINVEIANDGDEALEKLEATPGIDMVLMDIMMPKMDGYEATRQIRKQNKWAKLPVIALTAKAMKEDREKCLAAGANDYITKPIDMDRLISLMQLWLEG, from the coding sequence ATGCTAAACTTCAATTTCCGTACGCAGGTACTGATCGGCTTTGCCATATCCGTGCTTCTCGTATTTGTAGTGGGGATCTTTTCCTATCGCAGTATCGATCAACTGCAAAACAATCAAATGGAGGTGGAACACAGCCAGGAGATCATCAGTACCTCGCACAACATTTTGCAGGCACTGGTAGATGCCGAGACCGGCATGCGCGGTTACGTGGCCACCAATAAAGACAAATTCCTTGATCCGTATTATGCAGCTCTGCCTCGCATCACGCAGAACCTTAATTCGCTACAAATGCTCACCAAAGATGATGCGGATCAGCAGCAAAACGTTATCCGTCTTGGCGCTTTAAATGCCAATGTACTGGCCTTAATGCGGAACAACGTGGATAAGCGCGATGAGTTGGGGCTTGAATACATGGTATCTCACGACATGTTGTTGAACGGAAAGGCTATGATGGACGAGATACGGGCTATCGTGACCAAGATCAACGATATCGAGAACACCTCCGTGCAGTTAGGTAAGGAAAGGACCCGTTACGCGGCCGACCGTACCGTATGGACCATTGGCATTGGTTCGGCAATATTCCTGATCATTATCATTGTACTATTCTTCTACATACAAAAGACCTTTGACCAGCAACGGAAAGCCGAAGCCGAGATCAAGGAGACCAATGCGGAGTTGGAAGTAGTACTGGCCGAGAACGAAAGCCGCAACTGGCTGCTCACCGGTATCACCTTGCTGAGCGAGAAGATGCAGGGCCAGCTTGATGAAAAAGAGCTTTCTGAAAAAGTACTATCGGAGGTATGTAAGTATGCCGATGCAGTGAGTGGTACCCTGTACCTTTATAATGAGAACGAGGACGTGCTGGACCTTTTTGCCTATTACGCCTTCCATGATCTGGGTTTGGTTAAAAAGAAGATCAAACTGTCTGAAGGATGGATGGGACAAGTAGCGCAGGACCAAAAGGCGACCACTGTAAAAGGCTCCTTTAACGACAAACTACAACTGCAGACCTCGATCATTAGCCAGGACCTGGCCGAGATCATGATCGTGCCTTTCTTCTTTGATAAAAAATTGAAAGGCGTGATGGAAGTAGCCTTCCAGGGAGCACTTACCGATGCTGGTCGTGATTATATATTGTCGGCTGCCGATGACATAGGTATCGCTATCAATACTGCCCAGGCACGCACCATTATGCACGATCTGTTCGAGGAGACCCAGCAACAGGCCGAGGAACTGGAGGCACAACAGGAAGAAATGCGTGTGACCAACGAGGAGTTGCTCAACAAGACAGAGATGCTTCAGGCCTCAGAAGAAGAGCTTCGCGTACAGCAAGAAGAACTGCGTACCATCAACGCCGAGCTGGAAGAAAAAGCCAGCCTGCTTGAAGAGAAGAATCAAGCTATTGAGGAGGCCCGCACAGCGATCAACGTGAAGGTGAATGAGCTGGAGACCACCGGTCGTTACAAATCAGAGTTCCTGGCCAACATGAGTCACGAATTGCGTACTCCGTTGAACAGTATATTGGTACTGGCCCGTATATTAAAGGATAACAAGACCGACAACCTGAGCGAGGACCAGATCAAGTACGCAAGTGTGATCTTTAACGCCGGTAATGACCTGTTGACCCTCATCAATGACATTCTTGACCTCTCGAAGATCGAGTCGGGCAAGATGGATATGCAGAACGATGATGTTGACGTGAATAGCATCTTGACCGACCTGGAGCTGCTGTTCACTGAGGTGGCACGCAACAAGCACATCAAATTCGATCACACTGCATCGGGTGTGCCTAAACACATTTATACAGATAAGCAACGTGTTGAGCAGGTACTGAAGAACCTGTTATCTAACGCGTTCAAGTTCACACCAGAGAACGGACATATTTCTATAATTGCCAAGCCAGGTAAAAAGCCCGATACTATCAGCTTTACCATTAAGGATTCGGGTATAGGTATAGCCCCTGAAAAGCAACGTGTGATATTTGAAGCCTTCCAGCAGGCCGATGGCTCAACAAGCCGAAAATACGGCGGTACTGGTCTGGGTCTGTCGATCAGTCGCGAATTGGCCATACTGTTAGGTGGCGAGATCAGCCTGACCAGTCAATTAGGTTCGGGAAGCGAGTTCACGCTGACCATACCTTTAAAGGCCACACAAGCACCGGTGCGTGAGGATGAAGAGCCTTCATTGCCGACCGTGGAAAGTTTCCAGCCGGCTAAAGAGATGTTGCCACAGGTCACCGTAAATCGCCCGGGTCGCGAACGGCCTTTGGTGGTTATCGTGGAGGATGACAAGAATTTTGCCGACATACTAAATGATTACGCCCGCGAGCATGGCTATGATGCGGTGCTCACCCATGAGGGAACCAACGCTGCATCGTTGGTAAAAGAGCAATTGCCTGATGCCGTGATACTGGACATCATGCTGCCTGGTAAAGACGGTTGGGAGATACTGCGTGAATTAAAGGCAGATCCTGATACGCAAAATATCCCTGTGCATTTGATGTCGGCAGGAGAGGCTGCGGCTAACAAAGTACGTAAGGAAGGTGCGATCAGCTTCATGAAAAAACCGATCAATACAGAGACCCTCGATAAATTATTCCATGATATGGCAAGCCAAAGTGGTGTGCCTTTCAGGCAGATCCTCTTGGTAGAAGACCATGAGGCACAAAGCCAGGCCTTGAAAGATCTGATGCAAAAGCAAGGTATCACGGTAGACCAGGCATTTACCGGCGAGCAGGCCTTTGATATGCTTAACCAGAACGAATACCAATGCGTGATCCTGGATCTGAACTTGCCTGATGTGTCTGGTTTGGATTTGCTTGACCGTATAAAGGCGATCGACCGCTTTACCGAGTTGCCGGTGATCATTAATACCGCCATGGAGCTTGATCGTTCATCAGTTAGTCGTTTAATGCAATATGCCAACGCAATGGTGATGAAGACCAACAAATCTGCCGATAGATTGATCGATGAGGTGAACCTGTTCTTACATAAAGTAAGCTCGGCGCCTACTGCACCTGCCGCGAAAGCGGCTGCGCCAACCAAAGGCAAAGACATCCTCAAGGGTAAAAAGGTGCTGGTAGTAGACGACGACATGCGTAACATATTTGCCTTGAGCAGTGCGCTGCAACAGCATGACATCAATGTTGAGATCGCTAACGATGGGGACGAGGCACTGGAGAAACTGGAGGCCACTCCAGGTATCGACATGGTACTGATGGACATCATGATGCCAAAGATGGATGGCTATGAGGCTACCCGTCAGATAAGAAAGCAAAACAAATGGGCCAAGTTACCCGTAATAGCCTTAACAGCTAAGGCCATGAAAGAGGACAGAGAAAAGTGTTTGGCGGCCGGAGCTAACGATTATATAACGAAACCGATAGATATGGACAGACTCATATCATTGATGCAGTTATGGTTAGAGGGGTAA
- the gldC gene encoding gliding motility protein GldC — protein sequence MKKAEIKLIVDLDDNNVPQNITWESTDSKTQEALPVKAFMLSLWDHNYKNTLKIDLWTKDMPVEEMKKFFFETLQTMGDSFLRATGETNIVEDLRDYCAHFAEKMEITK from the coding sequence ATGAAAAAAGCTGAGATCAAACTCATTGTGGACCTCGACGATAACAATGTCCCTCAAAATATAACCTGGGAATCTACCGATTCAAAGACCCAGGAGGCCCTGCCAGTAAAAGCCTTTATGCTTTCGTTGTGGGATCACAACTACAAGAATACCTTGAAGATCGATCTTTGGACCAAGGATATGCCGGTAGAGGAGATGAAAAAGTTCTTTTTTGAGACCCTGCAAACCATGGGCGACAGCTTTTTACGCGCCACCGGCGAGACCAACATTGTTGAGGATCTGCGCGATTACTGTGCTCACTTTGCCGAAAAAATGGAGATCACTAAGTAG
- a CDS encoding DEAD/DEAH box helicase, protein MGVPFDDFKFNRQILNAIADAGYTEATPIQQKAIPPILNGQDVMGIAQTGTGKTAAYVLPILMKLKYAQGNDARALVLAPTRELAMQIEENIRKFAVNTDLRTVLLYGGLGPKTQIESIKKGVDIIVATPGRYLDIYLGGHIHTKPLQILVLDEADKMMDMGFMPQINRILEVVPRKRQNLLFSATMSDKVHVLSGNFLEFPTVIEVTPQATPAQTINQSLYFVPNIKTKINLLKKILDRDEEVKKLIVFCKTRTAAEDVYKFLVRKYDEDQVKVLHANKGQNTRINSINSFKNDEVKILVATDVASRGIDVTDVSHVINFDVPIVIEDYVHRIGRTGRAYQHGEAITFCNPAEEYYLQQIEKLIRQQVSILPIPEDVFIEETPYEERQEQAREIDMQKRRDDPDFKGAFHEKKERVEKKKPLGRKQTLALKHGKPKTTRGKSFKKRG, encoded by the coding sequence ATGGGCGTACCTTTCGACGATTTTAAATTCAACCGGCAGATCCTTAATGCCATTGCCGATGCCGGCTATACAGAGGCTACGCCTATACAGCAAAAAGCCATCCCGCCCATATTGAACGGCCAGGATGTGATGGGCATCGCACAGACAGGTACCGGCAAAACGGCCGCGTATGTATTGCCCATACTCATGAAGCTCAAGTATGCTCAGGGTAATGATGCAAGGGCGTTAGTGCTGGCACCCACACGCGAGCTGGCCATGCAGATCGAGGAGAACATTCGCAAATTCGCGGTGAATACCGACCTGCGCACCGTTCTGCTTTATGGCGGCTTGGGCCCTAAAACTCAGATCGAATCGATAAAGAAAGGTGTCGATATCATTGTGGCTACACCGGGCCGATACCTCGATATATACTTGGGTGGGCACATCCATACCAAACCGTTGCAGATATTGGTATTGGACGAGGCCGATAAGATGATGGATATGGGCTTTATGCCGCAGATCAACCGTATACTGGAGGTTGTGCCGCGCAAAAGACAGAACCTGCTTTTCTCGGCCACCATGTCAGACAAGGTGCACGTGCTTTCCGGCAACTTCCTCGAGTTCCCGACAGTGATCGAGGTTACCCCTCAGGCCACACCCGCACAAACCATCAACCAGTCATTATACTTTGTACCTAACATCAAGACCAAGATCAATTTGCTGAAAAAGATCCTGGACCGTGATGAGGAGGTTAAAAAATTGATCGTGTTCTGTAAAACGCGTACCGCTGCCGAGGATGTTTACAAGTTCCTGGTGCGTAAGTACGATGAGGACCAGGTAAAGGTGTTGCATGCCAATAAAGGACAAAATACCCGTATCAACTCGATCAACTCGTTCAAGAATGATGAGGTGAAGATATTAGTAGCCACGGATGTTGCCTCACGAGGCATTGATGTGACCGATGTAAGCCACGTGATCAATTTTGACGTGCCGATCGTGATCGAAGATTATGTACACCGCATAGGTCGTACCGGCAGAGCTTACCAGCATGGGGAAGCGATCACCTTTTGCAACCCGGCCGAAGAATATTACCTGCAACAGATCGAGAAACTCATTCGCCAGCAGGTATCTATACTGCCTATTCCTGAGGACGTATTTATAGAAGAAACACCTTACGAAGAGCGCCAGGAGCAGGCTCGTGAGATCGATATGCAAAAGCGCCGGGATGATCCTGACTTTAAAGGAGCGTTCCATGAAAAAAAGGAGCGGGTAGAGAAAAAGAAACCATTGGGACGTAAACAAACGCTTGCGTTGAAACATGGAAAACCCAAGACCACCCGAGGTAAATCTTTCAAAAAAAGAGGATAA